From the genome of Aerococcus urinaehominis:
TGACGTAGTACTAGTTGATATGGCCAGCCAGGAAGATCGGCTTAAAGATTTAGTGGCCTTGATGGCTGACAAGTATGGGCGCCAAATTGACTACGCCCTCTGTGATATTACCGATGCGGACCAGGTGACGGCCTTGCGCCAAGACTTGGTGGACAAATTGGGCACCATCGATTTGGCCTTTATTAATGCGGGGATTAATGTGCTGGGGGACAACCTGGATATTGCCCTGGCTGAATGGCAAAAGACGGTTGATGTCAACTTAACTGGTTCTTTCCTGACGGCGCAACTGGCCCACCAAGTTATGCGTGACCACGACCATGGTGGTTCAATTATTTTGGTGTCTTCAATTTCCGGGGACAATGTTAATCTGATGGCGGGTGGGCCGACTGAAAACTTCGCTTATTCGGCGACTAAGGGCGGCATCAACCAGATGGGCCGGCATTTAGCGGCTTCTCTAGCGCCGCATGATATCCGGGTTAATATGATTTCACCGGGTTACACCTGGACCGATATTTTTGACGGCCGTATCAACCAGGCCGGCGCTGATATGATGCTAGAGAATGTGCCTATGAAGCGCTTTGGTTTGACCGAAGAAATCCAAGGAGCAGCGGTCTTTTTAGCTAGTGACGCAGCGGCCTATATTACTGGGGTTAACCTGCATATTGATGGCGGTTATAGTGTCCACTAGGAAAATTTGATATAAAAATAGTACGCAAGAGAAGGTGTTAGTGATAGGATAGGCTTAACATCTTCTTTTTATGTTAGGAGGCTTACTATGTTAACTGCCCGCGAGCAAGAAATTTTAAATATTATTGAGCACGACCCCCTAATTAGCCAGGAGGACTTGGCTGGCAAGTTAGGGATTTCGCGGTCGGGGGTGGCTAGTCATATCCATCATTTGACCAGAAAGGGCTATATCAAGGGGCGGGGCTATGTGCTCAGTGAGCCGGAGTTTGTTTCAGTGATTGGGTCGATCAATATGGATATTTTAGGGACACCATCTGGTGATCTTATCCGCAACAACTCAAATCCGGGCGCCATTCAAAATAGTTTGGGTGGGGCTGGCCGCAATATTGCCCTCAACCTGACTCAGTTAGATGTGGCGAATTATTTTATTTCAATTTACGGTAATGATATGTATGGCGACGAGTTTGAGGCTGATGCCAAGCGGCGGGCCATGAATTTAGATTGCTGTGAGCGCACCGACCAGGCCAGGACCTCGTCATACATGCAGGTTTTTGACCGCAAGTCCAACAAGTATTTTGCGGTCGATGATATGGCTATTAACGAGCGGATGACACCAGAATTTTTATCCGTCTACTTGGACCGCATCAACCATTCCAAGCTTTGCGTGGTAGATGCCAACTTATCAGTGGCGGCCCTAACCTATATTTTTGACCAGGTGACGGTGCCGATTATTGCTAAAACGGTGTCCTTGAATAAAAATGCCCATATCCTAGTTAACCTGTCCAAGCTCTTTGCCTTGGTGGCGACCCCCAAAGAGCTCAAGCAGATTATGGTGGACCTGGGCCAAGACCAGGGGACAGAAGCTGCTGCCGTTAGCTATCTCTTAGGACAAGGGGTCAAACATATTCTACTTTTTTCAGAAAAAACCGGCCTGTCCTACTATAGCCAGGACAACCAACTCCACGTATCTAAAGGCCACCAGCTAGTTAATGTGGGTGGGGCCAACGCTGCCATTACTAGTGTATTGGTCTGGGGCTATTTGAACCAGCTAGGCTGGAAGTATATCATCCAGCTGGCCTATTGCGCTGCTATTTTGACCTGCGCTGTTACAGAATCAGTTAACCCTCACTTGGACCTTGATCGTTTATTTGATACCCATGATGAACTCTTTTCATAAAATGTATTTTTATGCTAGCCTGCTTGGTCGGGCTAGCTTTTTTTATTGCTTAATTTCTTTACGTCTGCGATATTGGCCGTCTTTTATTCCAAGGATCCTGGTCTAAGCGCTAAAGCTCGCACCCCTTTATAGTCGGGTTTGGGAAAGCTGAACTGCAGTCGTTTCACTAGGCTCACCGAATAGCTGTTTGCTATTGGTCCGCCTAGTTCCAACGATTCAGTTCATAGCGCTTTCCCTCACACCCTTTTTAGTCGGGTTCGCTTTAGCAGACCAGCAGTCCTTTCATAAAAT
Proteins encoded in this window:
- a CDS encoding SDR family NAD(P)-dependent oxidoreductase produces the protein MSQDLNNIERDAWKNPDYSVMAKFSLAGKKGFVTGAAGGIGRNVAAAWAEAGADVVLVDMASQEDRLKDLVALMADKYGRQIDYALCDITDADQVTALRQDLVDKLGTIDLAFINAGINVLGDNLDIALAEWQKTVDVNLTGSFLTAQLAHQVMRDHDHGGSIILVSSISGDNVNLMAGGPTENFAYSATKGGINQMGRHLAASLAPHDIRVNMISPGYTWTDIFDGRINQAGADMMLENVPMKRFGLTEEIQGAAVFLASDAAAYITGVNLHIDGGYSVH
- a CDS encoding PfkB family carbohydrate kinase; protein product: MLTAREQEILNIIEHDPLISQEDLAGKLGISRSGVASHIHHLTRKGYIKGRGYVLSEPEFVSVIGSINMDILGTPSGDLIRNNSNPGAIQNSLGGAGRNIALNLTQLDVANYFISIYGNDMYGDEFEADAKRRAMNLDCCERTDQARTSSYMQVFDRKSNKYFAVDDMAINERMTPEFLSVYLDRINHSKLCVVDANLSVAALTYIFDQVTVPIIAKTVSLNKNAHILVNLSKLFALVATPKELKQIMVDLGQDQGTEAAAVSYLLGQGVKHILLFSEKTGLSYYSQDNQLHVSKGHQLVNVGGANAAITSVLVWGYLNQLGWKYIIQLAYCAAILTCAVTESVNPHLDLDRLFDTHDELFS